Proteins encoded in a region of the Watersipora subatra chromosome 5, tzWatSuba1.1, whole genome shotgun sequence genome:
- the LOC137396971 gene encoding uncharacterized protein produces MLRLLVLLISLVVSHNNFTHAQIDGSWQCSGKQSEYTYLDCQTDRSLTDGCYYLIHFAQYRPCNEVCDGVEVGSRDEERCNSDCPNFLRMYCKINVSQITHAGVAKNQVTDGNVSLAVVQATQRASSDFPQRYFLLIFGGFLVIAVTLFSVLLGYYFHKRARVLRQYGKSLQPKVGQPMMEEKFFQHSISIPDYPVQAVGDNDLNLKKEKMENPECFALMV; encoded by the exons ATGTTACG CCTGCTTGTTCTACTCATCAGTCTTGTGGTATCACATAACAACTTCACACATGCCCAAATAGATGGTTCCTGGCAGTGCAGTGGTAAACAGTCAGAGTACACTTACCTTGATTGTCAGACAGACAGAAGTCTTACTGATGGATGCTACTACCTGATCCACTTTGCACAATACAGACCTTGTAATGAGGTCTGTGATGGAGTAGAAGTTGGGTCTAGAGATGAGGAGAGATGTAATTCTGACTGTCCTA ATTTTCTCCGGATGTACTGCAAAATCAATGTTTCCCAGATTACTCATGCAGGCGTTGCAAAGAATCAAGTAACGGATGGTAATGTAAGCCTTGCAGTTGTCCAGGCTACTCAACGAGCTAGCTCTGATTTTCCCCAACGTTACTTCCTGCTGATTTTCGGTGGATTTCTTGTAATAGCAGTGACCTTATTTTCGGTGTTACTCGGCTACTATTTTCATAAAAGAGCCAGAGTCTTACGCCAATATGGTAAAAGTCTACAGCCAAAAG TTGGTCAACCTATGATGGAGGAAAAGTTCTTTCAGCATTCAATTTCCATACCAG ACTACCCAGTTCAAGCAGTGGGTGACAATGATCTGAATCTGAAAAAGGAAAAGATGGAGAACCCTGAGTGTTTTGCGCTGATGGTGTAA